From a single Hemibagrus wyckioides isolate EC202008001 linkage group LG27, SWU_Hwy_1.0, whole genome shotgun sequence genomic region:
- the dync1li2 gene encoding cytoplasmic dynein 1 light intermediate chain 2 isoform X1, with amino-acid sequence MAPVLEKKLLGAAGTEGHTMDTSAEEEEGQNLWSSILSEVSTRSSTKLPSGRNILLFGDDGSGKTTLMTKLQGVEHNKKGRGLEYLYLNVHDEDRDDVTRCNVWILDGDVYHKGLLKFAVSSKSLKDSVAVFVVDMSRPWSIMESLQKWTSVLREHVDKLKISPEDMRDMEQRMVRAFQEYGEPEEATPSSPQRRSAPVGGDDESVLLPLGENVLTHNLGIPVLIVCSKCDAVTVLEKDHDYREEHFDFIQSHLRRFCLQYGAALIYTSVKEEKNLDLLYKYMVHKLYDFHFTSPALVVEKDAVFIPSGWDNEKKICILHENFTTVRPEDPFEDFIIKPPVRKLVHDKEINAEDEQVFLMKQQTLLAKQPATPSRATESPARTASGSPRPTVRTGPTNVASVSPMTTVKKPDPNLKGAAANEGVLANFFNSLLSKKTGAPGSPGTAGTAVQPGSAKKTGQKPALSDVQAELARMTHKSDSTVTANHSTAPENEA; translated from the exons ATGGCTCCGGTGTTGGAGAAGAAGCTGCTGGGTGCAGCCGGGACAGAAGGACACACCATGGACACCAGCGCCGAGGAGGAGGAAGGACAGAACCTCTG GTCTTCGATCCTCAGCGAGGTGTCGACACGGTCCAGTACCAAACTGCCCTCCGGGAGGAACATCCTACTTTTCG GTGACGACGGATCGGGGAAAACCACGCTGATGACCAAACTCCAAGGGGTGGAACACAATAAGAAGGGCAGAGGACTCGAGTACCTGTACCTGAACGTCCACGATGAAGACAGAGATG ACGTGACGCGCTGTAACGTGTGGATTCTGGATGGAGATGTTTATCACAAAGGCCTGCTGAAGTTTGCTGTGTCCTCCAAGTCTCTGAAGGACAGTGTGGCCGTGTTTGTGGTGGACATGTCCAGACCCTGGTCTATCATGGAGTCTCTGCAGAAGTGGACGAGTGTTCTGAGAGAACACGTGGACAAGCTGAAGATCTCCCCTGAGGACATGAGGGACATGGAGCAGAGGA tggTGAGAGCGTTTCAGGAGTATGGGGAACCCGAGGAGGCGACTCCATCCTCCCCTCAGAGACGAAGTGCTCCTGTAGGAGGCGATGATGAGTCAGTGCTGCTGCCACTGGGAGaaaatgtcctcacacacaacctGGGAATCCCCGTGCTGATCGTCTGCTCCAAG tgtgatgctGTGACTGTGTTGGAGAAAGATCATGACTACAGAGAGGAACATTTTGACTTTATTCAGTCACACCTCAGGAGATTCTGCCTGCAGT ATGGAGCTGCTCTGATCTACACTTCTGTAAAAGAGGAGAAGAACCTGGACCTTCTGTACAAGTACATGGTGCACAAACTGTATGACTTCCACTTCACCTCGCCGGCCTTAGTGGTGGAGAAAGACGCTGTGTTCAT TCCGTCCGGTTGGGACAACGAGAAGAAAATCTGCATCTTACATGAAAACTTCACCACCGTCCGGCCTGAAGATCCGTTTGAGGATTTCATCATCAAGCCGCCAGTACGcaag TTAGtccatgataaggagataaaTGCTGAAGATGAGCAGGTCTTCCTCATGAAGCAGCAG ACTTTGTTAGCCAAGCAGCCGGCCACTCCATCACGAGCGACA gaatcTCCTGCACGGACAGCGTCTGGTTCTCCTCGGCCCACTGTACGCACCGGACCCACCAACGTAGCGAGCGTGTCTCCCATGACCACCGTAAAGAAACCCGACCCCAACTTGAAAG gtgcTGCTGCAAATGAGGGTGTTTTGGCGAACTTCTTTAACAGTTTGTTGAGTAAAAAGACCGGAGCTCCTGGAAGTCCGGGAACAGCGGGAACAGCAGTGCAGCCGGGATCAGCCAAGAAAACag gGCAGAAGCCGGCTCTGAGTGATGTTCAAGCTGAACTGGCACGCATGACGCACAAATCTGACTCCACTGTCACGGCCAATCACAGCACAGCGCCAGAGAACGAGGCGtaa
- the dync1li2 gene encoding cytoplasmic dynein 1 light intermediate chain 2 isoform X2: MAPVLEKKLLGAAGTEGHTMDTSAEEEEGQNLWSSILSEVSTRSSTKLPSGRNILLFGDDGSGKTTLMTKLQGVEHNKKGRGLEYLYLNVHDEDRDDVTRCNVWILDGDVYHKGLLKFAVSSKSLKDSVAVFVVDMSRPWSIMESLQKWTSVLREHVDKLKISPEDMRDMEQRMVRAFQEYGEPEEATPSSPQRRSAPVGGDDESVLLPLGENVLTHNLGIPVLIVCSKCDAVTVLEKDHDYREEHFDFIQSHLRRFCLQYGAALIYTSVKEEKNLDLLYKYMVHKLYDFHFTSPALVVEKDAVFIPSGWDNEKKICILHENFTTVRPEDPFEDFIIKPPVRKLVHDKEINAEDEQVFLMKQQTLLAKQPATPSRATESPARTASGSPRPTVRTGPTNVASVSPMTTVKKPDPNLKGAAANEGVLANFFNSLLSKKTGAPGSPGTAGTAVQPGSAKKTEAGSE; this comes from the exons ATGGCTCCGGTGTTGGAGAAGAAGCTGCTGGGTGCAGCCGGGACAGAAGGACACACCATGGACACCAGCGCCGAGGAGGAGGAAGGACAGAACCTCTG GTCTTCGATCCTCAGCGAGGTGTCGACACGGTCCAGTACCAAACTGCCCTCCGGGAGGAACATCCTACTTTTCG GTGACGACGGATCGGGGAAAACCACGCTGATGACCAAACTCCAAGGGGTGGAACACAATAAGAAGGGCAGAGGACTCGAGTACCTGTACCTGAACGTCCACGATGAAGACAGAGATG ACGTGACGCGCTGTAACGTGTGGATTCTGGATGGAGATGTTTATCACAAAGGCCTGCTGAAGTTTGCTGTGTCCTCCAAGTCTCTGAAGGACAGTGTGGCCGTGTTTGTGGTGGACATGTCCAGACCCTGGTCTATCATGGAGTCTCTGCAGAAGTGGACGAGTGTTCTGAGAGAACACGTGGACAAGCTGAAGATCTCCCCTGAGGACATGAGGGACATGGAGCAGAGGA tggTGAGAGCGTTTCAGGAGTATGGGGAACCCGAGGAGGCGACTCCATCCTCCCCTCAGAGACGAAGTGCTCCTGTAGGAGGCGATGATGAGTCAGTGCTGCTGCCACTGGGAGaaaatgtcctcacacacaacctGGGAATCCCCGTGCTGATCGTCTGCTCCAAG tgtgatgctGTGACTGTGTTGGAGAAAGATCATGACTACAGAGAGGAACATTTTGACTTTATTCAGTCACACCTCAGGAGATTCTGCCTGCAGT ATGGAGCTGCTCTGATCTACACTTCTGTAAAAGAGGAGAAGAACCTGGACCTTCTGTACAAGTACATGGTGCACAAACTGTATGACTTCCACTTCACCTCGCCGGCCTTAGTGGTGGAGAAAGACGCTGTGTTCAT TCCGTCCGGTTGGGACAACGAGAAGAAAATCTGCATCTTACATGAAAACTTCACCACCGTCCGGCCTGAAGATCCGTTTGAGGATTTCATCATCAAGCCGCCAGTACGcaag TTAGtccatgataaggagataaaTGCTGAAGATGAGCAGGTCTTCCTCATGAAGCAGCAG ACTTTGTTAGCCAAGCAGCCGGCCACTCCATCACGAGCGACA gaatcTCCTGCACGGACAGCGTCTGGTTCTCCTCGGCCCACTGTACGCACCGGACCCACCAACGTAGCGAGCGTGTCTCCCATGACCACCGTAAAGAAACCCGACCCCAACTTGAAAG gtgcTGCTGCAAATGAGGGTGTTTTGGCGAACTTCTTTAACAGTTTGTTGAGTAAAAAGACCGGAGCTCCTGGAAGTCCGGGAACAGCGGGAACAGCAGTGCAGCCGGGATCAGCCAAGAAAACag AAGCCGGCTCTGAGTGA